The Deinococcus yavapaiensis KR-236 genome includes a region encoding these proteins:
- a CDS encoding ATP-binding protein, producing MFQLFGRLHPSSEYEGTGVGLVTVRRTCERVGGRVWAEGKPDQGATFWVAWPKQPTLRL from the coding sequence TTGTTCCAGTTGTTCGGGCGGTTGCATCCGTCGAGTGAGTACGAGGGGACGGGGGTGGGATTGGTGACGGTGCGGAGAACGTGCGAACGCGTTGGGGGTCGCGTGTGGGCGGAAGGCAAACCTGATCAAGGCGCGACATTCTGGGTGGCGTGGCCGAAACAACCGACGCTGCGGCTGTGA
- a CDS encoding helix-turn-helix domain-containing protein encodes MTPSASTTLTPNQAEQLHARVRAGEKKTILAGEYGISRETLYGYLKANSDKEGTS; translated from the coding sequence ATGACGCCCAGTGCTTCCACGACCCTCACCCCGAACCAAGCCGAGCAACTGCACGCCCGAGTGCGAGCCGGCGAGAAGAAAACGATCCTCGCGGGCGAGTACGGCATTTCCCGCGAAACCTTGTACGGCTACCTCAAGGCCAACTCGGACAAGGAAGGTACCTCGTGA
- a CDS encoding carbohydrate ABC transporter permease has translation MRRGHVVWPVVATGATFLLGFLWVFPLLWAVLTALKSEQQAVAQSLVWFPNPASFTAFRDVVALGNLPRWYLNSTVTSLVITLVTVALAALAAYAFSQLRFRGKNALLWLFLAGIMIPFEALLIPLFRLMNDLNAVNTYAGIILPQIVSPIAIYVFKNFFDAIPKEIHEAAVVDGASEWRILWRIFVPLSGNVLWAIGIVTFISAWNNFLWPFIITTSPEMMTIPLGLTQVQDAYGVRFARTMATAVLGGLPVVLAYLIFQRRVTEGFLTVTGLKG, from the coding sequence ATGCGACGCGGTCATGTGGTATGGCCAGTCGTCGCGACCGGCGCGACGTTCCTGCTCGGCTTTCTATGGGTGTTTCCACTGTTGTGGGCGGTGTTGACCGCGTTGAAGTCCGAACAGCAAGCGGTGGCGCAGTCGCTCGTGTGGTTCCCGAATCCCGCGTCCTTCACGGCCTTCCGAGATGTCGTCGCCTTGGGAAACTTGCCACGCTGGTACCTCAACAGCACCGTCACGTCCCTCGTCATCACCCTCGTGACCGTCGCCCTGGCTGCCCTCGCCGCCTACGCGTTCTCGCAGTTGCGTTTTCGCGGCAAGAACGCCTTGCTGTGGCTGTTCCTCGCGGGCATCATGATTCCGTTCGAAGCGCTGCTCATCCCGCTCTTTCGCTTGATGAACGACTTGAACGCCGTCAACACGTACGCGGGCATCATCTTGCCGCAAATCGTCTCGCCGATCGCCATCTACGTGTTCAAGAACTTCTTCGACGCCATTCCAAAAGAGATTCACGAAGCCGCGGTCGTCGACGGTGCGAGCGAGTGGCGCATCTTGTGGCGCATCTTCGTGCCCCTCAGCGGCAACGTTTTGTGGGCAATCGGCATTGTGACGTTCATCAGCGCCTGGAATAACTTCCTGTGGCCGTTCATCATTACGACCTCACCGGAAATGATGACGATTCCGCTTGGCTTGACGCAAGTGCAAGACGCTTACGGCGTGCGCTTCGCGCGCACGATGGCCACCGCGGTGTTGGGCGGCCTTCCGGTCGTACTCGCCTACCTGATCTTCCAACGCCGCGTTACCGAGGGTTTCCTCACTGTGACCGGCTTGAAAGGTTAA
- a CDS encoding carbohydrate ABC transporter permease, whose amino-acid sequence MRKTVAVRDLAVSKKAGRPRKSANFTAILMLAPFLLAYLLFFIFPTLRAVQLSLTDSTLTETGPFVGLANYVQLLGDADFWAALRNTGFFALLTVIPTTLVGLVMALAVHRLVRAKNFVQALFFLPFVLPVSVVTLLWQWILNSSFGIVHALTGSTTSWFGELATAMPTVAVVTIWWTVGFNMLLFIAGLQNISKETYEAASLDGAQGIQVFRYITWPLLWPITTLVLTLQLISSLKIFTQMYLLTGGGPFNSTRVMLQYMYDTAFQNLSGGYASTIAVAFFLIILLVSLVQAALLSRRR is encoded by the coding sequence ATGAGAAAGACCGTTGCGGTGCGCGACCTAGCCGTCAGCAAGAAAGCAGGGCGTCCGCGCAAGTCCGCCAACTTCACCGCGATCCTGATGCTCGCACCGTTCCTGCTGGCTTACCTGCTGTTCTTCATCTTCCCGACGTTGCGCGCCGTGCAACTTAGCCTCACGGACAGCACCCTTACCGAAACCGGACCCTTCGTGGGGCTCGCGAACTACGTGCAGTTGCTCGGCGACGCGGACTTCTGGGCGGCCCTGAGGAACACCGGATTCTTCGCCTTGCTCACCGTCATTCCAACAACGCTGGTCGGACTGGTGATGGCGCTCGCCGTCCATCGCCTCGTTCGGGCCAAGAACTTCGTGCAAGCTCTGTTCTTCTTGCCGTTCGTCCTTCCGGTGAGCGTCGTGACGCTCCTTTGGCAGTGGATCCTCAACTCCAGCTTTGGCATCGTCCACGCCTTGACGGGCTCGACTACCTCGTGGTTCGGGGAACTCGCAACGGCCATGCCCACCGTGGCCGTCGTGACGATCTGGTGGACGGTCGGCTTCAACATGCTGCTGTTCATCGCGGGTTTGCAAAACATCTCCAAAGAAACGTACGAAGCGGCGTCCCTCGACGGGGCGCAAGGCATTCAAGTCTTTCGTTACATCACGTGGCCCCTCTTGTGGCCCATCACGACGCTCGTGTTGACGTTGCAGCTCATCTCGTCGCTCAAAATCTTCACGCAAATGTACCTTCTCACCGGCGGTGGACCGTTCAACAGCACGCGCGTGATGCTGCAGTACATGTACGACACCGCCTTCCAAAATCTCAGCGGCGGGTACGCATCGACCATCGCCGTCGCGTTCTTCCTGATCATCCTGTTGGTGTCCTTGGTGCAGGCCGCCCTGCTCTCGAGGAGACGCTGA
- a CDS encoding extracellular solute-binding protein, with product MKQLIDGYNKSQNKYQVQQTVLQWGVPFYTKVRTSTSVGQAPDLISFHLSRISGWAPENLLRPITTQELASVGLKQADFFPRLWQAAGYQGKTYAIPLDTHPLVMYYNKDLAGKAGLLDANGKLKSINSVADLTAAFKAVKDKTGQAGLAFENGPNSYMSWRLWLSMINQEGGKIIQNNKIVAGEPGKRALQAMVDWMKNGYMLKNTDYPTSVAQFTTGKAAFMLNGVWEVPAMADGRAKKTINFDYGVAPLPKFYASQDMWADSHGFAIPNNAKKPIASDHLAGVLDFVAYVQKNSMVWAQGGHIPAYLPTVNSSAYKALKPNSDYATVAAQNVAFDPPGWYSGAAGPLEASAAKYFPAAIQGQLPIDRAISMFEAEANKLMSGKPRP from the coding sequence ATGAAGCAGCTGATCGACGGCTACAACAAAAGCCAAAACAAGTACCAAGTGCAACAAACGGTCTTACAGTGGGGCGTGCCGTTTTACACCAAAGTCCGCACCTCCACGTCCGTCGGCCAAGCGCCCGACCTCATCTCCTTCCACCTTTCGCGCATCAGCGGTTGGGCGCCCGAGAACCTGCTGCGGCCGATCACCACGCAAGAACTCGCCAGCGTCGGCTTGAAGCAAGCCGATTTCTTCCCACGGTTGTGGCAAGCCGCCGGTTACCAAGGCAAGACGTACGCTATTCCCCTCGACACGCACCCGCTCGTGATGTACTACAACAAGGACCTCGCGGGTAAAGCGGGCTTGCTGGACGCGAACGGCAAGCTCAAGTCGATCAACTCGGTCGCCGACCTCACCGCGGCGTTCAAGGCCGTCAAGGACAAAACTGGTCAAGCGGGCCTCGCCTTCGAGAACGGCCCGAACTCGTACATGTCGTGGCGCTTGTGGCTCTCGATGATCAATCAAGAGGGCGGCAAGATCATCCAAAACAACAAGATCGTCGCGGGCGAACCTGGCAAGCGCGCCCTACAAGCGATGGTCGATTGGATGAAGAACGGCTACATGCTCAAGAACACGGACTACCCGACCTCGGTCGCGCAGTTCACGACCGGCAAAGCCGCGTTCATGCTCAACGGTGTGTGGGAAGTCCCTGCGATGGCGGACGGCCGCGCCAAGAAAACCATCAACTTCGATTACGGCGTCGCGCCACTACCGAAGTTCTACGCCAGTCAAGACATGTGGGCCGATTCGCACGGCTTCGCGATACCAAACAACGCCAAGAAGCCCATCGCGTCAGATCACTTGGCGGGCGTCCTCGACTTCGTGGCGTACGTCCAGAAAAACTCGATGGTCTGGGCGCAAGGCGGTCACATCCCGGCATACCTGCCCACCGTGAACTCCAGCGCGTACAAGGCGCTCAAGCCCAACAGCGACTACGCCACGGTCGCCGCGCAAAACGTCGCGTTCGATCCTCCCGGTTGGTACAGTGGCGCGGCCGGACCTTTGGAAGCCTCGGCGGCAAAGTACTTCCCGGCGGCCATTCAAGGACAACTGCCCATCGACCGCGCGATCAGCATGTTCGAAGCGGAAGCGAACAAGCTCATGAGCGGCAAGCCGCGCCCTTGA
- a CDS encoding LacI family DNA-binding transcriptional regulator translates to MPTILDVAKRAGVSATTAKRALSDPHLLHPQTLRRVQEAIKELHYEPDQRAGSLRGGQSRTIGLVVGRFAEPFFAELAHAISQVLRQADYSVIISENEYDSRIELAELQRLYGQRVSALIVRPGYGEASRDYLLRLRQRGVYILEVDYHLEGAPFDSVLLDNAACVREGVEYLQGLGHTRIAALSKYDAVKHPETRSKLFPQAMAALGLSIPDEYARVIDLREDTAYELTRDLMALATPPTALFAFTGSQAAGAFRALKELGLRVGRDISLLTFDNYSWTALVDPGIDVIEQPVRQMGDAAARIVMQALEQGPSDRPIHLALPGRLIRRGSCVPPESSPPRSTCMSN, encoded by the coding sequence GTGCCCACTATTCTCGATGTCGCCAAGCGTGCGGGCGTCTCGGCTACCACCGCCAAGCGTGCGTTGAGCGATCCCCACTTGCTTCACCCGCAAACGCTTCGCCGGGTGCAGGAGGCCATCAAGGAGTTGCACTACGAACCCGATCAACGGGCTGGTAGCCTGCGAGGAGGACAAAGTCGCACGATCGGCTTGGTGGTGGGACGTTTCGCCGAGCCGTTTTTCGCGGAACTCGCGCACGCCATCAGCCAAGTGCTTCGACAAGCGGATTACAGCGTGATCATCAGTGAGAACGAGTACGACAGCCGAATCGAACTCGCGGAGTTGCAACGCCTGTACGGCCAACGAGTCTCGGCGCTGATCGTTCGCCCCGGCTACGGCGAAGCGAGCCGCGATTACTTGCTGCGCCTACGGCAACGCGGCGTGTACATCCTTGAAGTGGACTACCATTTGGAGGGCGCCCCGTTCGACTCGGTACTCCTCGACAACGCCGCGTGCGTGCGTGAAGGCGTCGAGTATCTACAGGGTCTCGGGCACACGCGCATCGCCGCGCTGAGCAAGTACGACGCCGTAAAGCACCCGGAGACGCGCTCGAAACTCTTTCCTCAGGCGATGGCGGCGCTCGGTCTCTCCATACCCGACGAGTACGCCCGAGTCATCGACTTGCGGGAAGACACCGCGTACGAACTCACGAGAGACCTTATGGCGCTCGCCACGCCCCCAACCGCCTTGTTCGCCTTCACGGGCAGCCAAGCTGCCGGCGCGTTTCGCGCCCTCAAGGAACTCGGGCTGCGTGTCGGACGTGACATCTCGCTGTTGACGTTCGACAATTACTCGTGGACGGCGCTCGTGGACCCCGGCATCGATGTCATCGAACAACCCGTCCGTCAAATGGGTGACGCAGCGGCTCGCATCGTCATGCAGGCCTTGGAGCAAGGACCGTCCGACCGTCCGATTCACCTGGCGTTGCCAGGACGACTCATCCGCCGGGGCAGTTGCGTGCCGCCCGAGTCTTCGCCGCCTCGCTCCACCTGTATGTCCAACTGA